A portion of the Corynebacterium jeikeium genome contains these proteins:
- a CDS encoding metal ABC transporter ATP-binding protein, protein MSISVQNLSVSYGANTAIRNISFTLDSPGMHGIIGPNGSGKSTLMKAMLQILDKHNVHGTGPTGAPAGYPVTLDGKAPAEQRRAIAYIEQRSDLDRNFPTSVFDTVLMGTYPRLGLFHRPGKAEREAATQALKDVDMWDFRHRHISELSGGQFQRVLFARAIVQDAEYIFLDEPFVGIDVPSEKTIVTLLRQMADAGKHVVVVHHDMNTVRGYYNDLIVLNGELVAAGPTEEVFVPDVLQKAFGALVIREPSAPAHPTPRQAALQEETA, encoded by the coding sequence ATGAGTATTAGCGTCCAGAACTTGAGCGTGAGCTACGGCGCGAACACCGCGATTCGGAACATCAGCTTCACCCTCGACTCCCCCGGCATGCACGGCATCATCGGCCCCAACGGCTCAGGCAAATCCACCCTCATGAAGGCGATGCTCCAGATCCTGGACAAACACAACGTCCACGGCACAGGCCCCACCGGCGCCCCTGCCGGCTACCCCGTCACCCTCGACGGCAAGGCCCCCGCCGAGCAGCGCCGCGCAATCGCTTATATCGAGCAGCGCTCTGACCTCGACCGCAACTTCCCCACCAGCGTCTTCGACACCGTCCTGATGGGCACTTACCCGCGCCTGGGTCTTTTCCACCGCCCCGGCAAGGCCGAACGCGAAGCAGCCACCCAGGCTCTCAAGGACGTCGACATGTGGGACTTTCGCCACCGCCACATCAGCGAACTCTCGGGCGGACAGTTCCAGCGCGTCCTCTTTGCCCGCGCCATCGTCCAGGACGCGGAGTACATCTTCCTGGACGAGCCCTTCGTCGGCATCGACGTCCCCAGCGAGAAGACGATCGTGACCCTGCTGCGGCAGATGGCGGACGCGGGCAAGCACGTCGTCGTCGTGCACCACGACATGAACACGGTGCGCGGCTACTACAACGACCTCATCGTCCTCAACGGCGAGCTCGTCGCGGCGGGTCCCACCGAGGAGGTCTTCGTCCCCGACGTGCTGCAGAAGGCCTTCGGCGCGCTCGTCATCCGCGAGCCGTCAGCACCAGCCCACCCCACGCCACGGCAGGCAGCCCTCCAGGAGGAGACAGCATGA